Within Actinoplanes sp. L3-i22, the genomic segment CGAGCGACCCGGCATCTACCTCACCCGGGCCCTGGTCTACCTGGACAACAAGGGCGTCGACGGCCTGGTCAACGGACTCGCGGCCGCTGTCGGCGGCGGTTCCGGGCGACTGCGGCGGCTGCAGACCGGGTTCGTCCGCTCGTACGCACTCTCCATGCTCACCGGCGCGATGCTCGTGGTCGGCGCCTTCCTCGCGATCCAGTTGGGGTGGCTGGCGTGAAAGATTTCCCGTTCCTCTCTATTCTCACGCTGCTTCCCCTGGTGGGGGCTGGTGTGGTGGCGGCCATTCCGCGGGCCAAGGCCGAGCTGGCCAAGCTGGTCGCGCTGATCTGGTCGCTGGTCGTGCTGGTGCTCAGCGTCTTCATGTGGGTCGCCTTCACGGTGAACAGCTCCGACCGCTTCCAGTTCCACGAGAAGTACTCCTGGATTCCGGCCTGGGGCGCCAACTTCACCTTCGCCGCCGACGGCATCGCGCTGGTCATGTTGATGCTGGTCGCGGTGCTGTTCCCGGTGGTGATCCTGGCGTCCTGGCACGACGTCGACCAGAGCCGGCGGTCCGCACCGACCTACTTCGCCCTGCTGCTGGTGTTCGAGTTCACCATGATCGGGGTGTTCGCCGCGGCGGACGTGTTCCTGTTCTACGTGTTCTTCGAGATCATGCTGATCCCGATGTACTTCATCATCGGCTCGTTCGGCTCCGGCCAGAAGCAGTACGCCGCGGTGAAGTTCTTCCTCTACAGCCTGGTCGGCGGCCTCTTCATGCTGGCCGCGGTGATCGGGCTGTGGGTGGTCGGCGGGCACACGTTCGACTTCGAGGCGCTGGTCAAGGCCGGCCAGTCGATCAACCCGGACACCGCGCGCTGGCTGTTCCTCGGCTTCTTCGTGGCGTTCGCGATCAAGGCCCCGTTCTTCCCGTTCCACACCTGGCTGCCGGACTCCGGTGGGGCCGCCCCGGCGGGTGCGGCCGCGTTGCTGGTCGGCGTGATGGACAAGGTCGGCACGTTCGGCATCCTGCGCTACTGCCTCCCGCTGTTCCCGGAGGCGTCCCGCTGGTTCGCCCCGGCCGCCCTGGTCCTGTCGGTGATCGGCATCATCTACGCGGCCCTGCTCGCGGTCGGGCAGAACGACCTGAAGCGCCTGGTGTCGTACACGTCGATCGCGCACTTCGGCTTCATCGGCATCGGCATCTTCGCCTTCACCACGCAGGGCGGCACCGGCTCGGTGCTCTACATGGTCAACCACGGGCTGGCCACCGGCCTGCTGTTCATCGTGGTCGGCATGTTCGTGGCCCGGCGGGGATCGTCGCTGGTCAGCGACTTCGGCGGAGCCGGCAAGCTGGTTCCGGTGCTGGCCGGGGTGCTGTTCTTCGCCGGTCTCGCGTCGCTGGCGCTGCCCGGCACAGCCCCGTTCGTCAGTGAGTTCCTGGTGCTGATCGGCACGTTCAGCACCCACAAGGCGTACGCGGTGATCGCCACCACCGGCATCGTGCTGGCCGCGGCGTACGTCCTCTGGATGATCCAGAGAACCACGCAGGGCACCCTCAACCCGGTTCTGGACGAGGTCCCGGCGATGCGGAAAGACCTCAGCCTGCGGGAGAAGTTCGTCGTCGCCCCGCTGATCGTGCTGCTGCTGGTGCTCGGCTTCTACCCGAAGCCGGTCACCGACGTGATCAACCCAGCGGTGCAGAAGACCCTCGAGGATGTCGGAACGCAGGACCCGACCCCGGCGGTCGCGGACGGAAAG encodes:
- a CDS encoding NADH-quinone oxidoreductase subunit M, whose product is MKDFPFLSILTLLPLVGAGVVAAIPRAKAELAKLVALIWSLVVLVLSVFMWVAFTVNSSDRFQFHEKYSWIPAWGANFTFAADGIALVMLMLVAVLFPVVILASWHDVDQSRRSAPTYFALLLVFEFTMIGVFAAADVFLFYVFFEIMLIPMYFIIGSFGSGQKQYAAVKFFLYSLVGGLFMLAAVIGLWVVGGHTFDFEALVKAGQSINPDTARWLFLGFFVAFAIKAPFFPFHTWLPDSGGAAPAGAAALLVGVMDKVGTFGILRYCLPLFPEASRWFAPAALVLSVIGIIYAALLAVGQNDLKRLVSYTSIAHFGFIGIGIFAFTTQGGTGSVLYMVNHGLATGLLFIVVGMFVARRGSSLVSDFGGAGKLVPVLAGVLFFAGLASLALPGTAPFVSEFLVLIGTFSTHKAYAVIATTGIVLAAAYVLWMIQRTTQGTLNPVLDEVPAMRKDLSLREKFVVAPLIVLLLVLGFYPKPVTDVINPAVQKTLEDVGTQDPTPAVADGKAAR